Part of the Vigna radiata var. radiata cultivar VC1973A chromosome 11, Vradiata_ver6, whole genome shotgun sequence genome is shown below.
CAACTCATTAATAATTTGGTTGTCAGTTAACTCGTTTTCTCAACTCATAAGCTCcattttatctttgtttattcatttaatatgttgaaaagtgaaaatttatGTGTTctaaaatttgtcaaaaaaatttatgcaccatgttaataactttttttgacaataaactaaatgttattattttattcttttgtatatttaaaatagactaaTCACAAACTATCTTATAAtctgttataaaataaattactaaaaaatcattttctaaattttgtacATACactaattcattttcattttagaatTATGATCCAATCTAAAGATAAGAAATTCACACAGTTCCCATCTACCAccttaaacaataaatttataatacttttttcattatatttattattatttaatgtatcACCTTGCAGTCTTTTAAGATGCACCACTTCATATAAACTCCTATGATGTCTTGTTCAATTTCTCAGAACCGACTTAGCTGGTGCACATTGACattgaaagggaaaaaaataagaaaaaaaagagaggcaTGTCTGCTTTACTTGCACTCCAAAAATGCCTGTGGGATGATTGATACGGCTGGCTATGATGTCCATGTCCCTGTGTTCAACTCCAAACTACATTTCATAATTTGACGTGGTGAATTTCATGGTGTACCACGATGCCTGGTGGGTCCATCAAACTATCCCAAGCAGTTTTCACAGTCTGGTAATGAAAAACACACTCATCAATCTCCAATCATTTACTCCTAGCACTCAAAATTGCACATCTCGCTCATCAAATTCGTAGCTATTTTGACACAAGTGGTTAATTATCACTCCCCTTAATGCTTTGAGGGACATCATGACAGAAAGTTTGCAAATACTTGTTGCTTTCATAAAAGAAATGCTAAAACACGCAATACGTATATACAGTGGACGAATTCATGGTGTGCTGGTTATAGATTTCAATATTCTGAAGATCAAGTAATTATCATGGAAGAAATATATGTGTAAACCCTGTTTGTGGCTTTAATGctaagggagaaaaaaaaaatcagcaaacaaaaataaaaaataagaaagcaaaatttaaagaaatattggACTAAATGGTAAAACGAAACCGTCAATGGTTTCGATATCTAACTAGTGAGAGCGACGTGATGAGTATAGAATTTTAGCTAAAAATAAGGTCCCATATCAAATCTATCACCTTTCAGTGCCGCTCATAGATCACAAGCTTCAACCTATCTTTATACTTCATCAACTACATTTACATTTGCATGTAGAAAACAACAAGACTCGTAATATAAGACAGTTaaaaaccttttatttattcatttcaaaatatcaaatccTTCTCTCAGTTAAACACCATTTTTTGTCTTCGAGTTTTCAGTTCTTTTTCAATCACTTTTTCACTTATAAAGTTCAAACTTTTgtaaaatcaatttcaattcCACTCATTAAACTTCACGTACGTGACACTGATATgagtttaaaatataacaaaaagttATGGAGCCTCATTTTATTGCgtttgaaaacatgtttataatcAAGTTTGACtctaaaaattatgttaaacaaTGCAATAAATGCAGAAATTGTTATTTGTGGCCCAAAAGGAACATATAGGtaaaaaatgtagaaatatATGATTACATACCAAATTCGTGGATAATATGTGTTTATTTGTTACTTGAACAAGAGAAAAAGCTCTCTAATAAGGCATACCATTTGTATATTTGTtggaaaacattaaaaaagaaaaattctttatCATAGTGTGACACTTGGAGGGACATGGTCAAACTTAAGTTATTTCAGCATAGAAAATGTTACAAAAATAGCATTGCTTATTTGAGTTGATGGGCCGTATCATTTATGATTTATAGTTGCAGATTGAAAATGGTGGATTTAATTGGAAATGAAATGATGAACTAAGTTGCATGAAATACGAAACGCACCTAAACCCTATAAGCGTGTTTTTCAATTTGAGTGAGTTTGTGGCTTTTAGCCGCTGCTGCCAAATTAATTCATCAACCGTCAGTTGCCGTTGCCGTCGGCAACTCCGTTCTAGGGAGTTAGGTGGCCCAATCATTTTCTTCAGATCTTTTTCCGTTCCTTTTTTTCTTCGTTATAGGATAAATTAGcaatttaagaaataaacttgtataaaataattttcaagaattaaacatttttcattgTATTCCACTAATTTTTGAAAGCTAATTCAATAGATTTCTCTAGgcttaacaaaatatttagcataataattatttattacgcttcaataaaaatttaaacataagtCAAATGATCAAGTTGGCTTAACACGGGATGAGACAAAAGTTTCTGTATTGGGCATATCTCTGCAAGAAAAATTAATGGTAGATAATTATAGATTGATAGTTAAAACACTCCATAACAGATTACCATCTAATGGTCATGattctataataaatatatgaagaaCATTGATTACAAAATATTGAATTTCCTTAATTTACTATTATGATGAAATACATTGAAAAGtgacacatttttcttttgcttttactATTTTAGTTACATTTTAATGATGTTTGTTAACATTTCGGAGTTGGCATTTACGGGTGTCTGATTccctttttaattatttttatttttgttttcaaaattgtatttttagaacaaattaataatattaaaaaataatttcttatccAAAATCGATctgtttaataaataaaaatcgaGAAAAAGAAACTGcccaaatattttaatttttataatttttagtcgTGTTGTGTTTGAGTATTTTTCGGACAAATGTTAAGAAAACGAAAAATGAACTCAAGGGACAAgcaagttgtttttttttttttttgtagaaaaatgtattgtatttaaatttaagatttaggatttagtgtaaatttacatataaaaaatatttaattttataaattaagtatattatttttttttataaatgaagagctacattattttgattatttttattcatgttcATTAGagattatgtttatattttaatttgctCTACGGTATTAATGGAATCGTAACGATGTATAGAATACCAAACAAATATTTGAACTTGaagtaaatagttttaaattttctgttCCTTCAAAGAGTGtggtttaatttttcttttctacaaatgaagaaatacaataattttaccttattttattacatataagTAAACTAGTTAAACATtagatgaagagaaaaaaaaaagtataaatagcataagaaaaataatcttGTATTCAACTTTGAAAATGAGATTTAAgtagattttttaaaatgagataCTAAACAATgttagaaaaatcaatttaaatcatttatatatttttattataaaatatttaatacaaaaatcgAGGTAATGTAATGAAAACTATTGATTAATGATGAAGTCTAAGATCTATCAAATTTAAGGAcaataatttatcaataatttatatttttacaattatctttataacatttaaatatgcAGTTGAATGATACTTCGATATCATTTATATCCCAAATTAGGTTAACTGAGAAACTTTGTTATAGATTTCAAGTGTTTATTGTCTTGTtagtaaaaacatgcatgttAGTTAATATAGGgtaatttagagaaaaataataatgcatcTTTCAATTATAAAAGGGTCTTgtaataaagattaattttttttttcataatagtcTTAAACATAGGGATGGAGGGAGTATATtcgtttataaatataaagagagaaattaatttgagGATGAAGtgggaaaaattattttatcattgaaaggtgaaaacaataatcaatctaattttttttagatgacTAAAATGGCAACCATTATTGGACCGCGAGAGTAAACTAAAAGGTAAACCACTACCGTTATataatctttaaattaatatatatatatatatatatatatatatatatatataattcttacCACCTTTGAAGAATATTCATGTAACCTTTAAACTTTTTACAAAGTATAATTATCAAGGCacaatatcaattaaatttaaaaaactagcGCAACAAAAGTGCAAAGTGCAAGAAAACCTAATTAGATgaaaataaccaaattaaaGCATTTGTAATGACACAAACCAAAAGGGAGACACTACAGTGataaaataaaccaaacaaGAAATACAAGTGACAACAATAGAAATTAAAGGAAAACGCAAGTGTCAcatgaaaattattttcagaACCTCTTCAATACATTCATATCATGtcatatatttatacttttctatttcttaaaagaaattaatttcacttttaGGTATGATTTTAGTTAGTGAGCCAATTGATTCCATTGTGTAGAAACAGTGTATGATTTTAGCCTTATTATAAGTTCTGGTTGAGGCAATTAAACTCTCACATGTAGCAATTATTTAATTCTAATACTTCTAATGCATTAACGTGATATTTATTGGAGGCACACCTATCATGTAACATTTAAATGTGGACTGTCATATTAGCCTAATAATTTTGGCATGTCATCATggtttttttactatattttgatGACGGTTAAGGAGAATTCGAAACCAAAATAAACAATCGATTGGCTGTCAGAAAAATACTAATGAGAAAaggtaaatattattaatggtcaattaatatatttaatagcCATATTAAATGTTGTTTCAATATAGGATCGAGCTCCAAACCTACACAATTTCTTCTTCCCGGACAGTCTGCTACCCAACTCCACCAGCGTGTCCGATGCTTAAGTTAGTTTTGTTATCCGATCGGGCCTTTTAATTCAGAGTTAAATGCGTAATAAATGAACCTGCCTACCTGGGACCTTTGACATGTATTTATAGTGATGGACATGGGCCTGGTATTAAGGTTGccttaatcaaggcccaattaTGGCCCAATCACCTAAAACACACGATTATACAAATCATTCTGAACTTACCTTAATCCTGACGATTAATCGTCCGTGACCGTCCGGCCTTGCTACCTACCAACCGCCTTACCAAATAACCGTACCTTGCAAGCGGATCCCGTAACCGACCGTCCGGCTATAATCCCACCGGACAATGGTCCTCAGTGTATCAGTAATGGCGGAAAGTGGAATGATGTGAAGGTTGAGTCGTGGCATTAAATGCTGGGTCTGTTTCAGGGCAAAACCGAGTCGTGTTGTTCTTCCACTATTGTCTATTCTCCACCGCCGGATGACGATGCCCGCTCGGTCTCCGCACTTGTCATCCTCACGCCTAAATCCCTAGTGTTCGAGGCCGTCCGGTGGTCCCTAGTTCCTGCGGCCGGGCGGTGGTCCTTAGTACAAATGTGAATATAcgctatttatgagtgattgatAAGTCATTTtgcataaaaaatatgtattaatagcCAATTAATACACTTAATGGTCATATCAAGAACAAATATACAGTACTTATATAAGTGATTGATAGATTATATTAGGaagaaatatattgtattaatggATGATTAGTGAGCTAAATAATTCTggagtttataaatataagattaatatccaggtaaaagaatttttttcctaattgaaataaactttctaaaataatattctgATCTGGTCATCGAAGTATTTTACACAAATAACTCACCGATCGACATAAAAAGATTAAGCTAAGGCAGAAGAGAGACGAACGATCGGAATGAATCCCAGAAGTTGAAGTAAAGAGAAGTGAGGAAAGAAGGTCTAAGTCCCAGTCCCTGTTTAACTGAAAGagtctttataataataagacatgtataatgttttttttttttttctgtaactTTCATGATTATGTAATTAGAGTTttccaaattttataattaaataatttcattctcCTAATACGAATTTGGCACGGTGATATGGTAAAATTTCACAAAGTAAGTATTATATTACgaacaaatatttaatagatttattaaatttttttaaaaatttaaatacactatttattataaatatttaatatagaaaCATCAAATATACTTTTTACAAGTATTTATCGTAAAATCAAGTATAACAGTAACATTGATTGCATTTATGATTAAACGTacttattaaaattacaaatgatACTAGAAATGTCTCATTTGATATACTTAATATTGTATATACAATTCAGGTAATTAAATTGAGAATGTATAAGATGATAGATGTGTAacagttagaaaataaaaaagtgcaattaagtaaaaagaaagaaatgaataaaaaaattaatgtatgtTTGAAACATGATTAATGGGGGagatttttttaagaaacagCAGGTGGGGGAGCAGGATTCCAGTCCTTATCATCTTTCTCTTCTCACTcccatattttaaaaaataattatagcaAAAAACTCCACGTTTTTTGTAAATATCTAAGAAGCCCTATACTTGCAACAAAGTGTATATATAAGTCCCTATAACACTCCCTCAACTCAGCAACAACAATTGCTGTAACATAAAACTTAGATTTGAGTCACTGAAAACATCAAAAGCGACATGGATTGGTTCCTAAAATCATCGGAAGCCATGTCCAACCTTAATCCATTCAACATCGCCATCTTACTCATCCTCCCACTAACAACACTTCTCTTCGTTTTGCTACATCGTACTCGTCGAAGAGCACCGTATCCGCCGGGACCAAAGGGCTTGCCCATCATAGGAAACATGCTGATGATGGACCAGTTAACCCACCGCGGTCTCGCCACCCTGGCCAAGCAATACGGCGGCGTTTTCCACCTCCGCATGGGCTTCCTCCACATGATCGGCATCTCCGACCCCGACGCGGCGCGTCAGGTTCTCCAAGTCCAAGATAATATCTTCTCCAATCGCCCCGCCACCATCGCCATCAGCTACCTCACCTACGACCGCGCTGACATGGCCTTCGCACACTACGGTCCCTTCTGGCGCCAGATGCGCAAACTCTGCGTCATGAAACTCTTCAGCCGAAAGCGCGCCGAGTCCTGGCAATCCGTGCGGGACGAGGTCGATGCTGCAGTCCGCTCCGTCGCGGCTTCCGCCGGAAAAGCCGTCAACGTCGGCGAGCTCGTTTTCAACCTGACGAAAAACATCATCTACCGCGCGGCCTTTGGGTCGAGCTCGCAGGAGGGGCAGGACGAGTTCATTGGGATTCTGCAGGAGTTTTCGAAACTCTTTGGCGCTTTCAACATCGCGGATTTTATACCCTACCTCGGGCGCGTGGACCCGCAGGGGCTCAACGCGCGCCTTGCTAGGGCTCGCGGCGCGTTGGATAGCTTCATTGATAAGATCATTGATGAGCAcgtagagaagaagaagaatgagaagGGTGTCTGTGATGGAGAAACGGACATGGTGGATGAGTTGCTCGCGTTCTACACCGAAGAGGCCAAGTTGAACAATGAACCCGAAGATTTGCAGAACCCTATCAGACTCACTAAGGATAACATCAAAGCTATCATTATGGTATCTATGGAtccctttttatttattttttataaatttcttattttttaaaacatcaatattttttattttttttatttctcttttattatcacATCctaatctttattaaaaaaattatatttttaagaattatttggtatttttttaaGGGTGCAGgtatcattttccatttcatAATCCATGCTATCAAATATTTTCGCATGTCACTATTTTGTCTATAGTGTAATTTAGACATCATTCCTGTCTAACaagtatttttagaaaaattttatTCGAACAAATTATCACCCTGCTTGGATTGCTTTCTACTTTGGTGGAATTTTCTAGTTGTGAAATATAAAACTGCTAGGTGTTTTTTTATGCAAGATTAAGAGGATTGGTTATAATACAAAAACTGAtgaaaaattgaacttttaaatGCTAGTGTTTGTTGGGAAATTAAACCAGAATATCTCTTATTATATTCATCCTTGACAATTTACACCACCTTAAATAAAGTGTCTCTGCTTGAGTTTAAAGGGAATATAGGTGTAAAATTATCCACTTTcttaactataataatatattatttttagaagtaatttaaatttataatttctttaaaggATGTTTCGTGTCTTTTTTCtggaaaatatattaatattttaatgttttttgcaataaataaacaaatttgtaGTTTTAGACTTTAGTTAAAATTTGAACATGTTTACATGTTACATGGAAATACATGCTAACTGTTAAAGTATGTGTCTCTCTGTCTGTCATGTTGAAAATATATACATAGGTGTTTGTTAGAGAGGCTTCTATttgtcaaaagttggttttttagtttatttgctGAATTGTCAAAAGTTGATTTGCATGTCTTTGGTTAGAATTTTACATATAAGAATTTCTCCAATTATATGAGCACGTAGCTAACACtataaattaaagtattttcTAGAACACGCGATTCGTTTTTACTTATCAAAGTAGGTTGAGTTATTAGAAACATTGCAAATTATATAAGAAATGtatattattacaaaagaaCATGGTCTCCAAATCAATGATGATTATTCTTGctgaaattgaaaaagtaaatgcaagtttattatttattattgttattgtcaTTATTATAACTGGAGATGAAGAAATAAAGTAGATAAGATTGAGAAGATACAGAGATACACCATCTGGAAACATAAGCCACCACCAAACATAGTGGGTTTAATTTGGGTTGGTAGCATTTCCCCCTCCATATCTAcacctttttccttttcttatttattttcaattaaagttTGGTTTCGAAAGCAAAATTCAAtggtaaatttttattttggcgTATGATGGTggtaagtaaataaaaaattgatattattgatGATTGGGATGTGGGCATCAAATCACTTTTCGCATTTATTTATCTAAAGTTatgttcaaaaataaataatttaggtttgactttaaaataattatttattttattgtttttattctctttacCAGTTTTAACAGCATGACttctttgaaaaaattgaatccAATAATTTTTCTCTGGTGACTGTGTTGTGCTTCAATACAGGATGTGATGTTTGGAGGGACGGAAACCGTGGCATCGGCGATTGAGTGGGCCATGGCGGAGCTAATGAGAAGCCCAGAAGACCAAAAGAGGGTCCAACGGGAGCTCGCGGATGTAGTGGGCCTGGACCGTCGGGTCGAAGAGTCCGATTTTGAGAAACTCACATTCTTAAAATGTGCCCTTAAAGAGACCCTACGCCTCCACCCTCCGATC
Proteins encoded:
- the LOC106776378 gene encoding cytochrome P450 84A1, with the protein product MDWFLKSSEAMSNLNPFNIAILLILPLTTLLFVLLHRTRRRAPYPPGPKGLPIIGNMLMMDQLTHRGLATLAKQYGGVFHLRMGFLHMIGISDPDAARQVLQVQDNIFSNRPATIAISYLTYDRADMAFAHYGPFWRQMRKLCVMKLFSRKRAESWQSVRDEVDAAVRSVAASAGKAVNVGELVFNLTKNIIYRAAFGSSSQEGQDEFIGILQEFSKLFGAFNIADFIPYLGRVDPQGLNARLARARGALDSFIDKIIDEHVEKKKNEKGVCDGETDMVDELLAFYTEEAKLNNEPEDLQNPIRLTKDNIKAIIMDVMFGGTETVASAIEWAMAELMRSPEDQKRVQRELADVVGLDRRVEESDFEKLTFLKCALKETLRLHPPIPLLLHETAEEATVSGYFVPKKARVMINAWAIGRDENSWEEPETFKPARFLEPGVPDFKGSNFEFIPFGSGRRSCPGMQLGLYALELAVAHLLHCFTWELPDGMKPSELDMGDIFGLTAPKATRLIAVPTKRVVCPLF